The proteins below are encoded in one region of Girardinichthys multiradiatus isolate DD_20200921_A chromosome 19, DD_fGirMul_XY1, whole genome shotgun sequence:
- the noxred1 gene encoding LOW QUALITY PROTEIN: NADP-dependent oxidoreductase domain-containing protein 1 (The sequence of the model RefSeq protein was modified relative to this genomic sequence to represent the inferred CDS: substituted 2 bases at 2 genomic stop codons): MPLLSLRAHYAALTLYVCAHAVLYETVCASHEHCDVCDVSRCIMGSKTAAKDSCASGGHGDICVGIFGLGNLGKQLLFSLLQKIRIKPTQTNISTRNPESAEECVLTGVECFFDNRRLAAWADVLFLCCLPSHLERISADLCSHLPXHCLVYSFTTAVPVTSIAECLGHNDTSDLXQSCFHLAAALSDPSLTEASCPLTLKGGITLGLNWVCGVFYSLLNICTSACLGSSGAPSLINSIFTEKWMKNKPLCIESDIAFNFLLHEQRSFPWISLIDTQTKETRLLLFVKSSKSVQQCICPAYKSHPERTIN, from the exons ATGC CATTACTTTCCCTTCGTGCGCACTACGCTGCACTGACGCTTTACGTGTGCGCGCACGCAGTTTTATATGAAACTG TTTGTGCTTCTCATGAACATTGTGATGTCTGTGATGTTTCTAGATGTATCATGGGAAGTAAGACTGCTGCCAAGGACTCATGTGCATCAGGAGGGCATGGTGACATCTGTGTGGGGATATTTGGTCTGGGTAACCTGGGAAAACAGCTGCTGTTCAGCCTCCTTCAAAAGATCAGAATCAAACCCACACAAACTAACATATCTACCAGAAACCCAGAGTCTGCAG AGGAATGTGTCCTGACAGGAGTTGAGTGTTTCTTTGACAATCGCAGACTGGCAGCATGGGCAGATGTTCTGTTCCTCTGCTGTTTGCCTTCTCACCTTGAAAGAATCTCTGCTGATCTTTGTTCTCACTTGCCATAGCACTGCCTCGTGTACAGTTTCACCACTGCTGTCCCTGTCACCAG TATAGCTGAATGTCTTGGTCACAATGACACCTCAGACCTGTGACAGTCCTGCTTTCATCTGGCAGCAGCTTTGTCAGATCCATCGCTGACAGAGGCATCATGTCCTCTTACTTTAAAAG gtggCATCACTTTAGGTCTGAACTGGGTATGTGGAGTGTTTTACAGCCTGTTAAACATCTGCACCTCTGCCTGTCTGGGATCCAGTGGGGCTCCTTCTCTAATTAACAGCATTTTCACAGAGAAATGGATGAAAAATAAGCCATTATGCATAGA ATCCGatattgcatttaattttttgcTGCACGA acAACGGTCTTTTCCCTGGATTTCTCTCATTGATACCCAAACCAAGGAGACACGGCTGCTTCTCTTTGTAAAGAGCAGCAAATCAGTGCAGCAGTGCATCTGTCCAGCATACAAATCACACCCTGAAAGAACAATAAACTGA